One window from the genome of Helicobacter pylori encodes:
- a CDS encoding efflux RND transporter periplasmic adaptor subunit: MKRALLWLMLMGVFSMGVSLKAKEYPEIVLEEKNLQPMGLKVIKLDKEIFSKGLPFNAYIDFDSKSSVVQSLSFDASVVAVYKREGEQVKAGDAICEVSSIDLSNLYFELQNNQNKLKIAKDITKKDLELYRAGVIPKREYQTSFLASEEMGLKVNQLESTFKSFGVDPKNPKGQYGFRIVARDSGLLALAPKNVGEKILAFTSYVRISKSDDLIAQIKLPVGVSKTIKRDSPVYNEEGEKIGKIQSVSVVLDKGSNTILATALLDEGNYHVGEMVEMYIQGSQPKDSVLIPSNALIRNGKDYLVFVRTPKGFKPVVVQVLEERSKIFIVNAQNLHPNDSVAVGSLIGLKGMINNLGEE; this comes from the coding sequence TTGAAGCGGGCGTTATTGTGGCTTATGTTAATGGGCGTTTTTTCAATGGGTGTTTCTTTAAAAGCCAAAGAGTATCCAGAAATTGTTTTAGAAGAAAAAAACTTGCAACCCATGGGGTTAAAGGTGATTAAATTAGATAAAGAAATTTTTAGTAAAGGGCTTCCTTTTAACGCTTATATTGATTTTGACAGCAAAAGCTCTGTGGTGCAGAGCTTGAGTTTTGATGCATCTGTGGTCGCTGTTTATAAAAGAGAGGGCGAGCAGGTGAAGGCTGGAGATGCGATCTGTGAAGTGAGCTCTATTGATTTGAGCAATTTGTATTTTGAATTGCAAAACAACCAAAATAAATTAAAAATCGCTAAAGATATCACTAAAAAAGATTTAGAGCTTTATAGGGCCGGTGTGATCCCTAAAAGGGAGTATCAAACGAGCTTTCTAGCCAGCGAAGAAATGGGCTTAAAAGTCAATCAACTAGAAAGCACTTTTAAAAGCTTTGGCGTGGATCCCAAAAACCCTAAAGGGCAGTATGGTTTTAGGATTGTGGCTAGAGACAGCGGTCTTTTAGCGTTAGCGCCTAAAAATGTGGGCGAGAAGATTTTAGCTTTCACTAGCTATGTGCGTATTTCAAAAAGCGATGATTTGATCGCTCAAATCAAATTACCTGTAGGCGTTTCTAAAACCATTAAAAGGGATTCGCCGGTCTATAATGAAGAGGGGGAAAAAATCGGGAAAATCCAAAGCGTTTCGGTGGTGTTAGACAAAGGCTCTAACACGATTTTAGCCACCGCTTTATTAGATGAGGGCAATTACCATGTGGGGGAAATGGTAGAAATGTATATTCAAGGCTCACAACCCAAAGACTCGGTTTTAATCCCTTCAAACGCTTTAATCAGAAATGGGAAGGATTACTTAGTGTTTGTGAGAACGCCTAAAGGTTTTAAGCCTGTGGTGGTTCAAGTTTTAGAAGAGCGCAGCAAGATTTTTATCGTGAACGCTCAAAATTTACACCCTAATGACAGCGTGGCAGTGGGGTCATTGATAGGGTTAAAAGGCATGATCAACAATTTAGGGGAAGAATGA
- a CDS encoding efflux RND transporter permease subunit, with the protein MLASIIEFSLRQRVIVIVGAILILFFGTYSFIHTPVDAFPDISPTQVKIILKLPGSSPEEMENNIVRPLELELLGLKGQKSLRSISKYSISDITIDFDDSVDIYLARNIVNERLSSVMKDLPVGVEGGMAPIVTPLSDIFMFTIDGNITEIEKRQLLDFVIRPQLRMISGVADVNSIGGFSRAFVIVPDFNDMARLGVSISDLESAVRVNLRNSGAGRVDRDGETFLVKIQTASLSLEDIGKITVSTNLGHLHIKDFAKVISQSRTRLGFVTKDGVGETTEGLVLSLKDANTKEIITQVYQKLEELKPFLPSGVSINVFYDRSEFTQKAIATVSKTLIEAVVLIIITLFLFLGNLRASVAVGVILPLSLSVAFIFIKLSDLTLNLMSLGGLIIAIGMLIDSAVVVVENAFEKLSANTKTTKLHAIYRSCKEIAVSVVSGVVIIIVFFVPILTLQGLEGKMFRPLAQSIVYALLGTLVLSITIIPVVSSLVLKATPHSETFLTRFLNRIYAPLLDFFVRNPKKVILGAFVFLIASLSLFPFVGKNFMPALDEGDVVLSVETTPSISLDQSKDLMLNIESAIKKHVKEVKSIVARTGSDELGLDLGGLNQTDTFISFIPKKEWSVKTKDELLEKIIDSLKDFKGINFSFTQPIEMRISEMLTGVRGDLAVKIFGDDIGELNKLSFQIAQALKGIKGSSEVLTTLNEGVNYLYVTPNKEAMADVGITSDEFSKFLKSALEGLIVDVIPTGISRTPVMIRQESDFASSITKIKSLALTSKYGVLVPITSIAKIEEVDGPVSIVRENSMRMSVVRSNVVGRDLNSFVEEAKKVIAQNIKLPPSYYITYGGQFENQQRANKRLSTVIPLSILAIFFILFFTFKSIPLALLILLNIPFAVTGGLIALFAVGEYISVPASVGFIALFGIAVLNGVVMIGYFKELLLQGKSVEECVLLGVKRRLRPVLMTACIAGLGLLPLLFSHSVGSEVQKPLAIVVLGGLVTSSALTLLLLPPMFMLIAKKIKIN; encoded by the coding sequence ATGCTCGCTTCTATCATTGAATTTTCCTTACGCCAGCGGGTGATTGTGATTGTTGGTGCGATTCTTATTTTGTTTTTTGGGACTTATAGTTTTATCCACACTCCAGTGGATGCTTTTCCGGATATTTCGCCCACTCAAGTTAAAATCATTTTAAAACTCCCCGGCTCTAGCCCTGAAGAAATGGAAAACAACATCGTGCGCCCTTTAGAATTGGAGCTTTTAGGCTTGAAAGGGCAAAAATCTTTAAGAAGTATTTCAAAATATTCTATTTCAGACATCACGATAGATTTTGATGACAGCGTGGATATTTATTTAGCGCGAAACATTGTTAATGAACGCTTGAGCAGCGTGATGAAAGATTTACCCGTGGGGGTTGAAGGGGGCATGGCACCCATTGTTACGCCGCTATCAGACATTTTTATGTTCACCATTGATGGCAATATCACCGAAATAGAAAAACGACAGCTTTTAGATTTTGTGATCCGCCCGCAATTAAGAATGATTAGCGGTGTGGCGGATGTCAATTCTATTGGAGGCTTTAGCAGGGCGTTTGTGATCGTGCCGGATTTTAACGACATGGCAAGGCTTGGGGTGAGTATTTCTGATTTAGAATCGGCTGTAAGAGTGAATTTAAGAAACAGCGGAGCGGGGCGCGTGGATAGAGATGGCGAAACCTTTTTAGTCAAAATCCAAACCGCTTCTTTGAGTTTGGAAGACATTGGCAAAATCACCGTTTCCACTAATTTAGGGCATTTGCACATTAAGGATTTTGCGAAAGTCATCAGCCAGTCTCGCACCCGTTTGGGGTTTGTTACTAAAGATGGCGTGGGCGAGACCACAGAGGGCTTGGTGCTTTCTTTAAAAGACGCTAACACCAAAGAAATCATCACTCAAGTGTATCAAAAACTAGAAGAATTAAAACCCTTTTTACCGAGCGGCGTGTCCATTAATGTTTTTTATGATCGCTCAGAATTCACGCAAAAAGCCATTGCCACCGTTTCTAAAACGCTCATTGAAGCCGTTGTTTTAATCATCATCACGCTCTTTTTATTTTTAGGGAATTTGAGGGCGAGCGTGGCTGTGGGGGTGATCTTACCCTTAAGCTTGTCTGTGGCGTTTATTTTTATCAAACTTAGCGATCTGACCTTAAATTTGATGAGTTTGGGGGGGTTGATTATCGCTATAGGCATGCTCATTGACTCAGCCGTGGTGGTGGTGGAAAACGCTTTTGAAAAATTGAGCGCTAACACTAAAACCACTAAACTCCATGCGATCTATCGCTCATGCAAAGAAATCGCTGTTTCAGTGGTGAGCGGGGTGGTGATTATTATTGTGTTTTTTGTGCCGATTTTAACCTTGCAGGGGTTAGAGGGTAAGATGTTTAGGCCTTTAGCGCAAAGCATTGTGTATGCACTTTTAGGCACTTTAGTTCTATCTATCACTATCATTCCTGTAGTGAGCTCTCTTGTCTTAAAAGCCACACCCCATAGCGAAACCTTTTTAACGAGGTTTTTAAACAGAATCTATGCTCCTTTATTGGATTTTTTTGTGCGTAACCCTAAAAAAGTGATTTTAGGAGCGTTTGTTTTTTTAATCGCAAGCCTTTCTTTATTCCCTTTTGTGGGGAAGAATTTCATGCCCGCTTTAGACGAGGGCGATGTGGTTTTGAGCGTGGAAACCACCCCTTCTATTTCTTTAGATCAATCTAAAGATCTCATGTTAAACATTGAGAGCGCGATTAAAAAGCATGTCAAGGAAGTTAAAAGCATTGTCGCGCGCACAGGGAGCGATGAATTAGGGCTGGATTTGGGGGGATTGAATCAAACCGATACTTTTATTTCTTTTATTCCTAAAAAAGAATGGAGCGTTAAAACCAAAGATGAATTATTAGAAAAAATCATAGATTCTTTAAAAGACTTTAAGGGGATTAATTTTTCTTTCACCCAACCCATTGAAATGAGGATTTCTGAAATGCTTACAGGGGTTAGGGGGGATTTAGCGGTTAAGATTTTTGGAGATGATATTGGCGAATTGAATAAATTGAGCTTTCAAATCGCGCAAGCTTTAAAAGGGATTAAAGGATCTAGTGAAGTTTTAACCACGCTTAATGAGGGCGTGAATTATTTGTATGTAACCCCTAATAAAGAAGCGATGGCGGATGTGGGGATCACTAGCGATGAATTTTCCAAGTTTTTAAAATCCGCTTTAGAGGGTTTGATCGTGGATGTGATCCCTACAGGGATTTCACGAACCCCGGTGATGATCCGCCAAGAGAGCGATTTTGCAAGCTCTATCACTAAAATCAAAAGTTTAGCCTTGACTTCAAAATATGGCGTTTTAGTGCCTATCACTTCTATCGCCAAAATTGAAGAAGTGGATGGCCCTGTTTCTATCGTGCGTGAAAATTCAATGCGCATGAGCGTGGTTCGCAGTAATGTGGTGGGGCGCGATTTGAATTCTTTTGTAGAAGAGGCTAAAAAAGTGATCGCTCAAAACATCAAGCTCCCTCCTAGCTACTATATCACTTATGGGGGGCAGTTTGAAAACCAGCAACGGGCCAACAAAAGGCTTTCTACCGTTATCCCTTTAAGCATCTTAGCGATTTTTTTCATTCTTTTTTTCACTTTTAAAAGCATTCCTTTAGCCTTGCTCATTCTTTTGAATATCCCTTTTGCGGTTACCGGAGGCCTTATTGCGTTGTTTGCGGTAGGGGAGTATATTTCAGTGCCAGCGAGCGTGGGCTTTATCGCTCTTTTTGGGATTGCGGTTTTAAACGGCGTGGTGATGATAGGCTATTTTAAAGAGCTTCTCTTACAAGGGAAAAGCGTAGAAGAATGCGTTTTATTGGGCGTTAAAAGGCGCTTGAGGCCGGTTTTAATGACCGCTTGCATTGCCGGTTTGGGTTTGCTCCCTTTATTATTTTCTCATAGCGTGGGATCAGAAGTCCAAAAACCTTTAGCGATCGTGGTGCTTGGAGGCTTAGTCACCTCAAGCGCTTTAACCTTACTCTTACTGCCGCCCATGTTCATGCTCATCGCTAAAAAGATTAAAATCAATTAA